From the Streptomonospora nanhaiensis genome, the window ATGCCCGCGACGAACAGCGCGAACAGCCAGGAGCGGCCGGGGAACTCCGTCTTGGAGCAGGCGTAGGCGGCCAGCACGCACACCACCAGCGTCAGCGCGGTGACCAGCACGGACACCACCACGCTGTTGAGCAGCCAGCGCTGGAGGTCGCCGCGCTCGATCACCGCCTGGTAGGCGGCGAAGGTGGGCTCCAGCGGCAGCCAGCGCAGCGGCACGGCGGTGGTCTCGGCCTCGGGCTTGAGCGAGGTCAGCACCGCCCACACCAGCGGCATCAGCCACACCACCGCCAGGAAGACCCCCAGCACGGCGGCGAGCACCCCGCCGGGGGTGGGCCGGGGCAGGCGCCGGGGCCGCGCGGCGGCGGGTGCGGGGCGCCCCGGCGCGGCCGGCGGGCGGGGGGTGCGGATCGCGGCGCTCATGCCGTCTCCCCCTTTCGCGAGAACAGGCGGAACTGGACGAGGGAGACCACGGCGATCACCGCGAACAGCAGGTAGGAGATGGCGGAGGCGTAGCCGATCCGCAGGCCGGTGAACCCGGCCTCGAAGATGTAGCCGATGGCGGGCCGGGCGGCGTAGCCGGGCCCGCCCGAGCCGTTGGTCATGATGTAGGCCTGGTCGAACAGCTTGAGCGAGGCCACGATCTGCAGCAGCACGATCAGCCCGGTGGTGCGGCGCAGGAGCGGCAGGGTGATCCGCAAGAACCGCTGCCAGGCGCCGGCGCCGTCGAGCGCGGCCGCCTCGTAGACGTAGGCGGGGATCCCCTGGAGCGCGGCCAGGTAGAGCAGGAAGTTGAACCCGACCGTCCACCACACCGTGGTGACGGCGATGGCCGCCAGCACGGTGTTCTCGTCGGTCAGCCAGGCGACCTCGGCCAGTCCTGCGGCGGTGAGCAGGCCGTTGACCATGCCGAACCCGGGCTGGTACATCCACTCCCAGATGAGCGCGACCACGGCCACCGGAAGCAGGAACGGCGCGAAGTAGGACAGCCGCAGGAACCAGCCCAGGCCGGCGGCGGCGCGGTTGGTCAGCAGCGCCATGGCCAGGGCGATCGCCACCAGCGGCGGGGTGCTGATGGCGGTGAACACCAGGGTGGTCCACAGCGACTGCCACACCGCGGAGTCGCCCAGCATCTCCCGCCAGTTGGCGAGGCCGACGAACTCCGCGCCGGGACTCGCCAGGCTCCGGTCGGTGAAGCTCGCCCACAGCCCGGCCAGCACGGGCCACACCAGGAAGACGGCGAACAGGGCGGCGAAGGGCAGGACGAACCAGAGCCCGGCCAGGGAGGAGCGGCGCCGCCCGGGGCGGGCGGCGCGCGCGGAGGGGCCGGACCGGCGCGCGGGCGCGGCGGCCGGCGCGCCGGCGGCGCGGGCGGTCGCGGTGGGCGAGGACATCTCAGGCTCCGAGGGGGTCGGTGGGGCGGTCACGGTCACACCGGTTCAGGGGTGTCGATGAGCTTGCGCGCGGCGGCCTTGAACCGCTCCAGGGCGGCCTCGGGGGTCACCGAGCCGTTGTGCACGCCGCTCAGGACCGCGCTGGCCTCGTTCTGCAGGGGCGCGGCCGAGCCGCTGAACCACGCCTCGGGGTCGAACTGCACGTCCGCCGCGGCGTGCCGGTACTCCGACTGCGGCTCCAGGGCGGCGTAGTCGTCGCCGCGGGTGACCGGCAGGTAGGCGGGGGTGTGGCCGCCGCCGGCCCAGGTGATGCTGTGCTTGAGCATCCAGGCGGCATAGCCCACGGCGGCGGCCACGGCCGCGTCGTCGGGCACGCGGCGGTGCGGGAGCACGAAGCAGTGGGAGTCGCCCTGGCCCAGTTCCGCGCCGTAGATGTCGGGGAAGGGCCGCATGCCGAAGTCCATGCCGGCGTCGGCGAACGTGGCGATCTCCCAGTTGCCCGCCCACATCAGGCCGCAGATGCCGTTCTGGAAGTTGGCGGGGGTGCCCGGGGCGTCGGACGCCTGGGGCGCCAGGCCCTCCTCCGAGACCCGGCGCAGGAAGTCCAGGCTGCGCAGCGCCTTGTCGTCGTCGAGGCGCAGGTCGCCGTCGAAGGACATCTCGCCGCCCAGTTGGCGGTACAGCGACCAGAACTGCCGCCAGGGCTGGGTGGTGTCCATGGCGATCCCGTACTGGCCGGTGGCCTCCTTGACCGCCGCCAGGACGTCGAGGAACTCCTCCTCGCCGCTGGTGGTCACGAGCGTGCCGTCGGGCTCCAGCACCCCGGCCCGCTCGCAGACCTCGCGGTTGTAGTAGGTGACGACCAGGTGGGTGTCCAGCGGGATCGCGTACAGCTCGCCGTCGACCACGCACTTGTCCCACACGTTGGCCAGCACGGTGTCGCGGGTGATGCCGTGCTCGGCGAGCAGGTCGGTGGGCACGGGGTCGATGAGGGTGCCCGCGCCCATGCCGCGGATGCGCGAGACGTGCAGGGTCGCGATGTCGAAGGCGCGCCCGCCGGCGGCGCCCATGGCGAACTTGGTGTAGAAGGGGTTGCCCCACAGGAAGGTGGCGGGCTCGAAGTCGATGTCGGGGTGCTCGCGCCGGTAGGCGTCGTGCATCTGCACCATGCGGGCGCCGTCGCCGCCGGTGAACAGGTTCCACTGGCGCAGGCGCCGCCGGCCGCTGAGGACCGTGTCGGCCGGGCCGCAGCCGGCCAGGCCCAGGCCGAGGGCGGCCAGCCCGCCGGCGAGGAAGGCCCGGCGGCCCGGTGCGGGGGGCGGGGTGGGGTGGGTGGTGCGCATGGCGGCTCCTCTGCGTTGCCCGCGCCGCGGCCTCCCCCGAGGGCCGCGGGCGGTGCGCCGGGCGCCGGCGGCGCGGGGCGCGCGGCCGGGCTGACGGGGTGCCCGGCCGGTGGTCGGTGGGCGCGGCCGGTGCGGCGCGCGGTGCGGTCGAGGCGGTCGCGGTGACGGGGTGGTGGCGGCGTGGGTGGGGGCGGTGGAGGCGGGCGGCCGGGCCGGGGGCCGGGGCCGGGCCGCCCGCGTCAGGGGCCCTCAGACCCGCACGTACTCGATTCCGGCCAGCTCGCAGAAGACCGCCCAGTCGGCGGCGGTGCGGCCCAGGTTCATGACCATGTGGTGGGTGCCGCCGGCCCGCAGCCAGGCGTCCATGCACCCGCGGATCCCGGAGTCGGGGCGGAACTGCCCGTAGGGCATCTCCAGGGCGGGCAGCTCCTGGGCGTCCAGGACCTCGCCCTCGGCCACGACCAGCCGGAACCGCTCGCCGCCCAGCGCCACCAGCGAGGCGAGGGTGGCGGGGCCGGGCTGGATGCGGAACAGCAGCGTGGGCGGGTCGTCCAGGCCGCCGATGCCCAGGGGGCGCTTGATCAGCCGGACGGGCTCGTCGCGGCGGGCGACCTTCCAGTTGCCCTCCCCCATGTGGCTCATGAGGATGGAGTCGGTCGGGAAGTCCATGGCGTACATCTCGGTGAAGTGGCCGTCGCCGGCGAGCCGGTGCCCGGCGTAGACGATGGAGGCGGCCAGCGCGTCTCCCTCGCCGGCGAACCCGTAGCCCTTGGCCATGAGGCTGGAGGCCGCGGCCATCGGCAGCCGGGCGAACCGGCCGTCCTCGCCGATGGCGTCGAAGTGGGTGGAGTAGGCGCCGCAGCCGCGCTCGGTCAGCAGCTGCTCGATGGCCAGCTGCATGCGGGCGTGGTCCTCGCGCTCCTCCTTGGACAGCCGCTCGTCCACGGCGAACCGCTCGTCCTCCTCGGCCATGAGCTCGGCCACGGCCGCCTCGGGCAGGGCGCCCATCGCCCGGTGCAGCGCGCCCGGCGCGATGACCTCGACCTCGGGGCCGAGCTTGCGCGCCCAGGCGGTCTCGTCGAAGCGGGCGTCGCCCATGCCGTTCATGGCGTAGCCGAAGATCCCCACCCGCAGCCGCTTCCAGGCGGTGACGGCGCGGGCGGCGCGCGCCCAGCGGCCCACGCGCTCGCGGAAGGCCTCCCCCGGCCACTCCTCGGTGACCACGGTGAAGGCCCGGCCGGCGCGGACCATGGCGTTGGCGGTGTCCTGGGCGCCGTGGATGCCCTGGTTGTAGGTCATGTCGGCCATGTCCCACTCGGGGGTGACCACGGGGTCGGGCTGGATGTTGGCCAGGCACAGCGGCAGCCGCGCCTCGTGCAGCACCCGGGTGACGCGCAGGGACGGGCCGTAGGTGAGCATCACGACCAGGACGCCGTCGAGGTCGTCGTTCTCGAAGGCGCGCATGGCCCGCTCGGCGTCGGCGCGGCCCCGCACCGGCTCGCCGACCACGCAGTCCGCGACGTCGGCGAGGCTCTCGGCGATGGCGCGCGCGTACCCGGCCTGGCGCTCGGTGATGCCCGGGATCATGTCGTCGTAGAGGGGCTGCATGATGCCGAGGATCCCGATGCTGGGGAGGCGTTCGCTCACGAGTCGGCTCCTTCTTCCTGGCGCGGGCCGCGCTGGCCGTAGACGTTCTGGTAGCGGTCGTAGAGGGCGTCGATGTGGTGCTGGGGCAGGCGCTCGACGGGACCGTGCTCGCGCGCCAGGTGTACGGTGCGCGCGACGTCCTCGCACATCACCGCGGCCTTGACGGCGGCCTTGGCGTCCCTGCCGACGGTGAACACGCCGTGGCCGCGCATGAGCACCGCCGGGGAGCGGTGGCCGGCCAGGGTCGCGGCGATGCCCTTGCCGATGTCGTCGCCGCCGATGAGGGCGAAGGGGCCCACCGGGATGTCGGCGCCGAACTCGTCGGCCATCGCGGTGATGGCGCAGGGGATCGGCTCGCCCCGGGCGGCCCAGGCGGTGGCGTAGGTGCTGTGGGTGTGCACCACCGCGCCGACCTCGGGCATGGCCCGGTAGACGTAGGCGTGGGCGCCGGTGTCGCTGGAGGGGGCGTGCGCGCCCTCCACCACGGTGCCGTGCAGGTCGCACACCACCATGGACTCCGGGGTGAGGTCGTCGTAGGTGACACCGCTGGGCTTGATCACCATGAGGTCGGCCCCGGGCACCCGGGCGGAGATGTTGCCGCTGGTCCAGGTGACCAGGTTCCAGCGGACGAGTTCGGCGTGCAGCGCGCAGACCTCGCGGCGCAGGCGGGCGGCCGCGTCGGCGTGGCGGGCGGGGAGTGCGGTCATGGCGTCCTTCACCGGGTCAGGCTCTGGTTGCGGATGGCGCGCAGGCGGTGCAGCGCGTCGCTGCCGCCGCGCCCGAAGTGGTCGTGCAGCTCGGTGTAGACGGCGTAGAGGCCGTCGTAGGCGGCGGCGCGCCCGGGGTCGGGCAGCACCGCGTCGCGGGTGGCGCCGCCCATGGCGGCCGAGGCGGCGCGGATGTCGGGGTAGGCGCCGGCGGCCACGGCGGCGTGGATGGCCGACCCCAGGGCGGGCGCCTGGTCGGAGTCGGTCACGTGCAGGGGGCGGTTGAGCACGTCGGCGTAGATCTGGAGCACGAAGGCGTTGCGCTTGAGCCCGCCGGCCACGGTGAACTCCGTGACGGGCACGCCCGAGGCGGCGAAGGCGTCGAGGATGGTGCGGGTGCCGAAGGCGGTGGACTCCACCAGCGCGCGGTACACCTCCTCGGGCCGGGTGGCAAGGGTGAGCCCGGCGATCACCCCGGAGAGGTGGTGGTCGACCAGGACGGAGCGGTTGCCGCTGTGCCAGTCCAGGGCGACGAGCCCGTGGCCGCCTACGGGCTGGTCGGCGGACTTGCGGGAGAGCAGGTCGTGCACGGAGACACCGAGGTCGTCGGCCTCGCGCTGGTAGGAGGCGGGCACGAACCCCTCGGCCAGCCAGCCGAAGATGTCGCCGACACCGCTCTGGCCGGCCTCGTAGCCCCACAGGCCGGGCACGATGCCGTCGAGGACCGCGCCGCACATGCCGGGGACCTCGGCGAAGGTCGCGGCGTTCATGACGTGGCAGGTGCTGGTGCCCATCACGGCCAGCATCCGGCCGGGTTCCACGGTCTGCGCGGCGGCGGCGGTGACGTGGGCGTCGACGTTGCCCACGGCCACGGTGATGCCCTCGGGAAGGCCGGTGCGTGCGGCGGCGCGGGCCGAGAGCCGGCCGGCGGGCGCGCCCAGCTGCGACAGCGGGTGGGCGATCTTGTCCTCGGCGAACCCGGCGAAGCGGGGGTCGAGCGCGGCGAGGTAGTCGCGGCTGGGCCAGGCGCCGTCCTGGTGGATGCCCTTGTAGCCGGCGGTGCAGACGTTGCGGGTCTCGCGGCCGCACAGCTCCCACACGATCCAGTCGGCGGCCTCGATCCAGCGGTCGGCGCGGGCGTAGACCTCGGGGTCCTCGCGCAGGACCTGCAGTCCCTTGGCGAACTCCCATTCGGCGGAGATGCGGCCGCCGTAGCGGGCCAGCCAGGTCTCGCCGCGCTCGCGGGCGAGGGCGTTGATGTCGTCGGCCTCGCGCTGGGCGGCGTGGTGCTTCCACAGCTTGGGGTAGGCGTGCGGGCGGTCGGCGAACTCGGGCAGCTCGCACAGCGGGGTGCCGTCGGCGGTGGTGGGCAGGACCGTGCAGGCGGTGAAGTCGGTGCCGATCCCGATGACGCGCTCGGGGGCCACACCGGCGGCGGCCAGCGCCTTGGGCACGGCGTTGCCGAGCACGGCGCGGTAGTCCTCGGGGATCTGGAGCGCGGTGTCGGGGGGCAGGACCACGCTGGAGGCGCCGGGCAGGGCGGTGGAGACCACGCCGTGCTCGAAGGTGTGCACCGCGCTGGCGAGTTCGGCGCCGTCGCTGACCCGCACGACGACGGCGCGGCCCGAAAGGGTGCCGAAGTCGACGCCGATGACGACGTCCGAGGAATTGTTAGCGCTCACATTCTGAGTCACGGGGGCTCCAGGGGGCGAGAGGGCGGGCTGTGTCGCGCGGGTGGACGGGGGCGGACGAGCGCGGAGGCGGACCGGGTGAGGGGTCGGACGGGGCCGGGGGCGGACGGGCCGGGGTCGCGGTCGGACAGGCGGGTCGCGGCGGGCGGGCGTCGGAGGCGGTCGGCGTGCTCGGTCGGCGGGACGGGGTCCGGAGCGGGCGCTGGGGCGGCGGTCGGCGTTCTCGGTGGCGGGCGGTCGGCTCGGCGGGGCTCGGGCTCGGTGCGTGGGCGGCGCGGTCAGGGGCGGGCGGGAGCGGTGCTGGTGCGGATGACCAGCCGGGCGGGCACGACGCGGCGCGCCGGGGGCTCGGCGGTGGCGCCGCCGGGCTCCTTGAGCAGGTCGATCAGCAGTCCTATGCCGCGCCGGCCCACCTCGGTGAAGTCCTGCGCCACGGTCGTCAGGGGCGGGGTGAAGAACTCGGACTCGGGGATGTCGTCGAAGCCGACGACGCTGACGTCCTCGGGCACGCGCACGCCCGCCTCGGCCAGCGCGCGCAGGGTGCCCAGGGCCATCTGGTCGTTGGCCACGAAGACGGCGGTGATACCGGGGTCGCGGGCCAGGCGCACGCCGATGTCGTAGCCCGACCGGGGGCGCCAGTCGCCGAAGTGGGGCTCGGGGACCTCGGCCCCGGCCTCCTCCAGCGCGCGCCGCCACCCCTCGATGCGGCCCTCGGCCTCCAGCCAGTCGCGCGGGCCGCCGACGTGGTGGACCGTGCGGTGGCCGAGGTCGAGCAGGTGCCGGGTGGCCAGGTAGCCGCCGCCGACCTGGTCGACGCAGACCATCGGCAGGTCGGGCGCCTCGCCGCCCTCCACGGCCACGACCGGCCGGCCGGCGGGCTGGTCGGCCAGGCCCTCGACCACGGCCCGCTTGGGCGCGATGACGACGTAGCCCTCGACCGACTGCTGGGCGAGGTAGTCCATCGCCTCGCGCACGGCCGCGGGGGTGACCGTCTGCAGGGTGACGACGCTGAGGAAGTACCCGTCGGCGCGGGCGGCGTGCTCGATGCCGGCGAGGGTCTGGGCGGGGCCGTAGTGGATGGTGTCGAAGGCGACGACGCCGATGACGCCGGTGCGCCGGGTGACCAGCGCCCGCGCCGAGGAGTTGCGGCGGTAGCCCAGCTCCTCGATGGCGGCCTGGACCCGCGCCTGGGTCTCGGCGCGCACGTTGGGGTGCCCGTTGAGCACCCGGGACACGGTCTGGTGCGAGACCCCGGCCAGCCGCGCGACGTCCGCCATCACCGGACTGCGCCCAGCGGGTACCGACATGTTCCGCACCGTCCTTGAGGGGTCGCGGGCACCCGGAGGAAGCCCGATGAGTGTGACACCGGAGAGGCGTCCACGTGACGTGAGCAACATTGTTAGCGCTCACATTCACATCGGTCAAGGGGTGGAGCGGCGCGCATCCGCCGGAGAGCCGCGAGCCCGGGCCCTGCGCCGCCGGGCGCCGGAGGGGCCGGGAGGCGCGGCGGCCGGCGCGGGCTCGAAGGCGTTGTCCCAGGTCGGGAGCGCGGAGAAGGGCATGGGCGCGCCGTGCGGGCCGCCGCCCGCCCCCTGGACCGACGCCCGCGCGCCCGGACCCGCGTCCCGCCCCGGTGCCCGCGGCTCCCTCAGCCCGTCAACCGGGCGGCCGGGCCGCCCGCACGGCCGCCCAGCCGCCGGACGTCCAGGGCGGTGGCGGCCCAGGGCGGCGGCGGCCACCGCGGGCGGACCGGCACGCGCGGGGCCGTTGCGCCCGGAACCGGAAGCGGGAGCCAAGGCCGCCCCAGACCGCCTTCACGGCCACCGGCACAGGGCCCGCCCGGCGAACGGCGGCGCGCCGGCGTGTCCCCCGCGCCGGTGGCCCCCGTCAGCCCCGTTCGGTGGCGCACGTCCTCGTCGGTCTAGCGGTTCGCACGCGACGCGACGACGACCGTGGCGGCGTACTCCTTTGACGTCTCCGCCTCGGCCGCCATGCCGTCGCCGCGCAGTATCGCCAGCGCCGACGGCACCTGGCGGTCGCTCGTCTCCACGAACATCCGCCCGCCCGGCGCCAGCCAGTCCGGCGCCTGCGCCGACACCCGCCGCAGCACGGCCAGGCCGTCGGCGCCGCCGTCCAGGGCGGCGCGCGCCTCGTGCTCGCGGGCCTCCGCCGGGAGCACGCGGATGTCGCCGGTCGGCACGTAGGGGACGTTGGCCAGCAGGACGTCCACGCGGCCGCGCAGGCCGGCGGGCAGGGCCGCGAAGAGGTCGCCGGAGTGGACGCTGCCGCCGACGGATTCGACGTTGCGGCGGGCGCACCGCACGGCGGCGGGGTCGATGTCGGCGGCGTGCAGTTCGGCTCCGGGCCGCGCGGCGGCCAGTGCCGCGCCCAGCGCGCCCGAGCCGCAGCACAGGTCCACCACGACGGGGCGCTCGCCCGCGGCGGCGATGGCCCGCTCGACCAGGAACTCGGTCCGGCGGCGGGGCACGAACACCCCGGGGTCCATCAGGATCCGCAGGCCGTGGAACTCCGCCCACCCCACCACGTGCTCCAGGGGGAGTCCGGCGGCCCGCCGCTCGACCATGGCGCGCAGGTCGGCGGCGGTGCGGGCGGCGTCGGCGATCAGCCGCGCCTCGTCCTCGGCGAACACGCAGCCGGCGGCGCGCAGCCGGTCGGCGGCGGCCGCGACGTCAGCGGGCCCGGGCGCGGAGGATGCGGCGGGGGATGCAGCGGCGGCGGAAGGGGTGGAACG encodes:
- a CDS encoding L-fucose/L-arabinose isomerase family protein translates to MQPLYDDMIPGITERQAGYARAIAESLADVADCVVGEPVRGRADAERAMRAFENDDLDGVLVVMLTYGPSLRVTRVLHEARLPLCLANIQPDPVVTPEWDMADMTYNQGIHGAQDTANAMVRAGRAFTVVTEEWPGEAFRERVGRWARAARAVTAWKRLRVGIFGYAMNGMGDARFDETAWARKLGPEVEVIAPGALHRAMGALPEAAVAELMAEEDERFAVDERLSKEEREDHARMQLAIEQLLTERGCGAYSTHFDAIGEDGRFARLPMAAASSLMAKGYGFAGEGDALAASIVYAGHRLAGDGHFTEMYAMDFPTDSILMSHMGEGNWKVARRDEPVRLIKRPLGIGGLDDPPTLLFRIQPGPATLASLVALGGERFRLVVAEGEVLDAQELPALEMPYGQFRPDSGIRGCMDAWLRAGGTHHMVMNLGRTAADWAVFCELAGIEYVRV
- a CDS encoding putative protein N(5)-glutamine methyltransferase, whose translation is MPTPFPPRSTPSAAAASPAASSAPGPADVAAAADRLRAAGCVFAEDEARLIADAARTAADLRAMVERRAAGLPLEHVVGWAEFHGLRILMDPGVFVPRRRTEFLVERAIAAAGERPVVVDLCCGSGALGAALAAARPGAELHAADIDPAAVRCARRNVESVGGSVHSGDLFAALPAGLRGRVDVLLANVPYVPTGDIRVLPAEAREHEARAALDGGADGLAVLRRVSAQAPDWLAPGGRMFVETSDRQVPSALAILRGDGMAAEAETSKEYAATVVVASRANR
- the araB gene encoding ribulokinase, with the translated sequence MSANNSSDVVIGVDFGTLSGRAVVVRVSDGAELASAVHTFEHGVVSTALPGASSVVLPPDTALQIPEDYRAVLGNAVPKALAAAGVAPERVIGIGTDFTACTVLPTTADGTPLCELPEFADRPHAYPKLWKHHAAQREADDINALARERGETWLARYGGRISAEWEFAKGLQVLREDPEVYARADRWIEAADWIVWELCGRETRNVCTAGYKGIHQDGAWPSRDYLAALDPRFAGFAEDKIAHPLSQLGAPAGRLSARAAARTGLPEGITVAVGNVDAHVTAAAAQTVEPGRMLAVMGTSTCHVMNAATFAEVPGMCGAVLDGIVPGLWGYEAGQSGVGDIFGWLAEGFVPASYQREADDLGVSVHDLLSRKSADQPVGGHGLVALDWHSGNRSVLVDHHLSGVIAGLTLATRPEEVYRALVESTAFGTRTILDAFAASGVPVTEFTVAGGLKRNAFVLQIYADVLNRPLHVTDSDQAPALGSAIHAAVAAGAYPDIRAASAAMGGATRDAVLPDPGRAAAYDGLYAVYTELHDHFGRGGSDALHRLRAIRNQSLTR
- a CDS encoding ABC transporter substrate-binding protein, coding for MRTTHPTPPPAPGRRAFLAGGLAALGLGLAGCGPADTVLSGRRRLRQWNLFTGGDGARMVQMHDAYRREHPDIDFEPATFLWGNPFYTKFAMGAAGGRAFDIATLHVSRIRGMGAGTLIDPVPTDLLAEHGITRDTVLANVWDKCVVDGELYAIPLDTHLVVTYYNREVCERAGVLEPDGTLVTTSGEEEFLDVLAAVKEATGQYGIAMDTTQPWRQFWSLYRQLGGEMSFDGDLRLDDDKALRSLDFLRRVSEEGLAPQASDAPGTPANFQNGICGLMWAGNWEIATFADAGMDFGMRPFPDIYGAELGQGDSHCFVLPHRRVPDDAAVAAAVGYAAWMLKHSITWAGGGHTPAYLPVTRGDDYAALEPQSEYRHAAADVQFDPEAWFSGSAAPLQNEASAVLSGVHNGSVTPEAALERFKAAARKLIDTPEPV
- a CDS encoding LacI family DNA-binding transcriptional regulator; translation: MADVARLAGVSHQTVSRVLNGHPNVRAETQARVQAAIEELGYRRNSSARALVTRRTGVIGVVAFDTIHYGPAQTLAGIEHAARADGYFLSVVTLQTVTPAAVREAMDYLAQQSVEGYVVIAPKRAVVEGLADQPAGRPVVAVEGGEAPDLPMVCVDQVGGGYLATRHLLDLGHRTVHHVGGPRDWLEAEGRIEGWRRALEEAGAEVPEPHFGDWRPRSGYDIGVRLARDPGITAVFVANDQMALGTLRALAEAGVRVPEDVSVVGFDDIPESEFFTPPLTTVAQDFTEVGRRGIGLLIDLLKEPGGATAEPPARRVVPARLVIRTSTAPARP
- a CDS encoding carbohydrate ABC transporter permease, producing the protein MSSPTATARAAGAPAAAPARRSGPSARAARPGRRRSSLAGLWFVLPFAALFAVFLVWPVLAGLWASFTDRSLASPGAEFVGLANWREMLGDSAVWQSLWTTLVFTAISTPPLVAIALAMALLTNRAAAGLGWFLRLSYFAPFLLPVAVVALIWEWMYQPGFGMVNGLLTAAGLAEVAWLTDENTVLAAIAVTTVWWTVGFNFLLYLAALQGIPAYVYEAAALDGAGAWQRFLRITLPLLRRTTGLIVLLQIVASLKLFDQAYIMTNGSGGPGYAARPAIGYIFEAGFTGLRIGYASAISYLLFAVIAVVSLVQFRLFSRKGETA
- a CDS encoding L-ribulose-5-phosphate 4-epimerase; amino-acid sequence: MTALPARHADAAARLRREVCALHAELVRWNLVTWTSGNISARVPGADLMVIKPSGVTYDDLTPESMVVCDLHGTVVEGAHAPSSDTGAHAYVYRAMPEVGAVVHTHSTYATAWAARGEPIPCAITAMADEFGADIPVGPFALIGGDDIGKGIAATLAGHRSPAVLMRGHGVFTVGRDAKAAVKAAVMCEDVARTVHLAREHGPVERLPQHHIDALYDRYQNVYGQRGPRQEEGADS